The genomic stretch GACAGGCCCAGCACAGCCGACTGGGTCGGCACCGACCATGCCGCGCCGGTGCTGATGAACTGGGGTGTCAGGGCAAGGAAGAGCAGCATTCCCTTGGGGTTGATCGCGCTGGTGCCAAAGCCCTGCAGCCAGGAGCCCCAGGCCGAGCCCGGCAGTTCCGGCGGCGCCGCCTGAGCCATGGCCGGCGCGGCGAGCCCGCCCCGCGGCCCCAGATCTGCAGTGCCGGGAGTGCTGAAGCCGGCGCCACGCCAGGACCGGGTGGTCTTCACGCCAAGCCACAGCAGGTAGGCGGCGCCCGCCACCGTCAGCCAGAGCAGGAGCGCCGGGATGGCGGCCATGAGCGCGGCAATCCCGGCGGCCAGCAATATGGTGTGCAGGATGTAGCCGCTGCACAATCCGGCGACGGCGGGCGCGAAGCTGCGCCGGCCCAGGCCGGCGGCAATGGCAAGGGCCCAGTCGGGCCCCGGGGTGCACGTGAGTGTGACGGCAACAATCAGGAAGCCGATGAGTGCCTGCGGTTCCATGGCTTCTCCTGCCGTTGAATGGTGATAGTGGCAAGTTTATGGAATTGAGGCGCAAATGTGCTTGTCTTTTTTGCCCCTGCGCGCGGCTTTCGCGATAAGGTATTGCTGTGATTGATGCCATTGACAGAGAAATTTTGCGCACGCTGCAGGACGACGGCCGGATGAGCGCCACCGCGCTGGCTGCCGAGGTTGGCCTGACGGTGGCTCCATGCCACCGCCGGCTGAAGGACCTGGAGGCGTCCGGGGCCATTGTGGGGTACCGGGCAGTCATCGACCCGGCCGCCGTGGACCTGGGGTTCCAGGCCCTGGTGTTCGTGACCCTGGACCGCGTTGACCGGGCAACGGTGGACGAGTTTGAGGCGAAGGTTGCCGAAAACGTCCACATCACCTCGGCCCAGCGGCTGTTTGGGGACCCCGACTACATCCTCAAGGTCCTGGCCCGCGATCTGGAGGACTACCAGCAGTACTTCGACAACGAGCTGACCAGCCTGCCGGGCGTGCTTCGCCTGCGCTCCACCCTGGTCATGAAGAACCTCAAGCCCAAGGCGGGCCTGCCGCTGTAGGTGGCAGGCCGGCGTCGTCCGCCCCTTGCTGCCGGAGCCGGGGGCGGACGGCCTCGTGCTACCGGGCCAGGGTGATCGACTTTTGGTGCCCGCGGGTGCCGCCCACGGCGAACTCCACGGTCAGCGGACTGGTGGAAATGACGGTGCAGCCGTCGTCCGCAGCCGCCACTGAATTCCATCCCGCCGCGGTGGGCGGCAGTGTCAGCCGGACAACTGCCTGCGTCCTGGAGGGATCGGCCAACGTGAGGGTCAATTGCGTCCCAACCTCGTGGACCGCCACGGTGCACGGGCCGGATGCCGAGTAGCCGGAAGCCTCCGCGGCACTGAAGAAGTTGCCTGCAATGAGGGACTCGTCCGCCACCTTGATGAGCTGGGCGCCGGCTTTGTTCGCGAGCACCTCGATGCCGGGCCGGGCCGCCTTCTTGAAGGTGTCCGAGTGGTCGGCGGCGGGCAGGACCATGTACGCGTAGCCCGCGTTCTCCGGATCGGCTCCGTGGGACTGGACGATGGTGACGTAGTCGCGGCTGACCGGAACATCGGTGCCGCCGGTGTCTGCCCCTGAGTTGATGGCCTTCCACGTGCCGGTGCGGGCGACGACGGCCACGCTCGCCGAAGCGGCTGCGTTCTCGGCCTTGAGGAACACGAATCCGGCATATCCGTCAATGTGCACCGATCCGTTGGCCGTGCGCACCTGGCCAGCGGCCAGTGCCACCTTGGCATGGTCGATGCGCAGGGGCGGCGTCCCGCCGGGGGCGTAGGAACGGTTGTCAACCGTGGTGAGCACTTCGGCCCCGCCCGTCCCGTTGATGCCGGCGCCCAGGCACACCATAGCGCCGTCGAGGAAGAACCATGACTTCTTCGCAGCGAGGGACTTGTTGTGGTTGAGGTGGTCCATGCCCACCACGCCCAGCCGCCCGTCAAGCTGGATGCCGCCGGCAAAGGCCTGGAATGCCCCGGGAATTCCGGTGCCGGCCCCGGATGAACCGGAGGGCCGCGGCTCCAGGTTTACGGTGGTCCCGGGCAGGCGGTAGGGGTCCACGGTGGGCCAGAAGTCGCTGCTGAACTGTGCCTGGTCCGTGCGGGTGTACACGTAGCTCATGCCGTCGCCCTGGTACCAGCCGTGGTTGTTCTCGTCGTTGCCCCACTCGTAGCGGCCAACGCGCTTGGAGGAGGTGCTGACGGTGGCACCCCAGGCCGGCCGGTGGTGGACCAGCCGGTCCTGGTCGGCAAACATGCGGGTGTACACGGGCGCCGGGGAGGCTTGCACGGCTGCGTTGTTCAGGACGTCCAGCGCCAACAGTGAACGGGCCAGGCGCTGGGTGGGGTGGCCCACCATGTTCTGGTCTGCGCAGCGCTCCAGCCAGCCCTTGGCGAGGGCCAGGAACCGGGAGGTGTACGGCTCGCCGGCGCCGGGGGCGAGCAGCAGGACGGCGCCGATGAGGGCGAAGCCGTCGGTGTAGTCAGGGGCGTTCTGGCGCGACACGGCACGGCCGCGGATGGTGTCCATGACGCGGCCGTCCCAGACAAACGGGGCGAACGTGTTCTCCACACTGTCCAGCAGCGTGGTGCGTTCCGGGTCGACAACTTCCCATTCGCTGCCGCCGAGCATGTTGATCAGTTCCGCCACGCCGGCCATCGCCACCACGCCGTACGTCCCCGCGTAGGGGAGCTTGCCGTGCTGGATGAAGGAGCCGTCCGGGTAGAATCCGTCGCCGGCGGTGACCTGCTTGAACAGGCTGTTCCGGCCGTCGCCGACCACATCGCTGAGGGCGTCGCGGCTCATGGCGATCTCGTCCGGATCCTCAGCCAGAATGCCGCGCATGGCACAGGAAACGGCCTTGTCCACGCGGTTGGCGCCGGTCTCTGCGAAGCTGGCAGCGCGGCCGCGCCAGTTCGGGTTCGGTGCAAACCAGCGAACAGCGGCAAGGAGGGCTGAGCGCAAGGGTGCCGGGACGACGTCGTGCATGAGGATGAGGATGTCCGCGACCTTCCGCGGGTTGCCGATTTCCCAGAACCACCAGTTGCCGGCGGCCTTCATGCCGGGTTTGTAGGCGGTGTCGGAGAGCAATTGCAGGCCGTCGATGATGTCCGCTGCCAGTTGCGCGTTGCCAGTCTGGGCGGTGCCGGGGACGGCGTGGCCCATGGCCAGGTCAAAGAGCCGGTTGAAGGCCAGCGCCATGTTGCTGGTGGCTGTGGCGGTGGACCCGATGCCGCTCAGTGGCAGGTCGGCCCAGGGGCTGGTGCGGCCGGCAGACTTGTCCATGGATTCCCAGGTGGACGATGTCTTTGCCACGATCTGGGCCAGCTGAGCGGCCAGCTCAGGCACGGCAGAGGCATCCAGTCCGCCGGTCAGGACGGCTCGACGGCGGGCAATGAGGTCCGAGTACGTTGCGGGGGCAGCAGCGAAACCGGGGGCGGCTGTGCCCAGGAGAAGCCCGGCCACTGCTGCGGAACCGGCTGCTCGAAAGAGGGTGCGTCGGGAAATGTTGGAGATCGTCACTGCATTGTGCCTTTCGTCGTTGGGAACTGCATGGAACGTTTCTTAGGCCGTAAAAGCCAAGGCTTCCTGGCGGACAACATGCATCAGGGGCTGCCCGGCCACCAGCCGTTCAATCTCGCGGACCGCAGAATCACCCAGCCGGAACATTTCATTTCCCTGGGATCCGGCGATGTGGGGCGTCAGGGTCAAGTTGGGGGCGTGAAACCAGGGTGAGCCCGGTGGCAGCACATCCGGTTCCGTGACATCGACGACAGCGTGCAGCCGCCGGGCATGAAGTTCCGCCAACAGGGCAGGTTCGTCCACAAGGCTGCCGCGGGCGGTGTTGATCAACGTTGCGCCGTCTTGCATCAGCGCGAGCGTTTCGGCGTTCAGCATGTGGCGGGTCTCCGGCAATTCGGGTGCGTGGATGCTGACAACGTCGCTATTGGCCAGCAAGTGCTCCAGCGAGACATTCTGGACGCCGGGGAGTTGGTGGAAGGGGTCGTAAAGCAGCACCTCCACATCAAACGGAGCCAGCAGTTCAATGACGCGGCGGCCAATGAGCGACGCGCTGACAATCCCCACTGTGAGCCCGTAATTGCCCCAGCGCCCGGACTTTGTTGAGGCCGGCCGGTAATTTCCGGTCGTGCGGTATTCCGCGTCGATCTCGAAGATCCGCTTGCCGGCCAGCAGGATGGCTGCCAACGTAAATTCGGCAACCGGCTGGGCATTCGTCGCTGCACCTGAACTGACCTGGATGCCACGGGCAAAGAGTTCATCCGTGACGAACCCCTTGACGGTTCCGGCCGTGTAAACCACTGTATGCAGTCGCGGCATGCGGTCCAGCACGCCCGCGTCGAGGACGGGGCAGCCCCAACCGCCCAGCAAAATTTCGGTTGTGGAAAGGTCGACGCCGGTCATGTCCAGGTTGGTGATGGCACGGTCCTGGAGGGAGACGTTGGATGCCAGGCGGTTCAGCGCCGCCGGTGTGAAGAGTCGGTCGCGCAGGCCCGGTTCCATGGCGAGGGTTGCCTGGGGGAGTCCGGCGGCGGGGTGTTTGGCAGGCATTACTTGATGGCTCCTGATCCTAGGCCGGCTTTCCAGAAGCGCTGCAGGGACATGAACATGACAATGACGGGGATGATGGCGATGAGCGAACCGATGATGGTCAGCTGCGCGAATTCCGGTTCGACGTCCGAGCGGCCGTTCCAGGAGTACAGGCCAAGGGCGATCGGGAACAGCTGGTTGTCGGTGAGCATGACCAGGGGCAGGAAGATGTTGTTCCAGGCGGCGCTGAAAGACATCAGCAGCAGCGTCACGATGCCGGGCTTCATGAGCGGGGCGACGATGGTGGTGAAGATCCGCATCTCGCCGGCGCCGTCGAGCCGGGCGGCTTCAATCAGTTCGGCGGGGACATATCCGTTGGAGAACACGCGGGCCAAATAGACCCCGAAGGGGCTCGCAATGCTGGGCAGGAAGACACCCCAGAAGGTGTTGACCAGCCCAATATTTGCTGCCAGGAGGTACAGCGGCATGGTGGTGACGGCGGCGGGAATCAGCACGCCGACCAGGATGAAGGCGAACCAGCGTTCCTTGCCGGGGAAGTCGAACTTGTCGAAGGCGTATCCGGCCAGGAATGAAACGAAGACCGAGAATACAGAGCCGACGCCGGCGTACGCCACCGTGTTGAGCAGCCACCGCAGATAGGTGCCGTTCTCCCACGTAAACAAGGTGACCAGGTTCGGAATGAAGTTCATGTCCCCGAAGGCAAAGCCGGGAGTTCCATAAAGATCTGCCGTGCTTTTGGTGGAGGCCACGACGAGCCACGTCAGCGGCAGCAGGGTGTAGAGGCAGAACAACACAAGCATGAGGTTTACTGCTGCCTTGGACGACCAGGCCGGTGCTGACCTCTTGGTGCGGACCTTGACGGGGGCGGCTGGTGCCGCACCGTTCACGGAGCTGCGGGTGATGGTTGGAGTGCTCATGCCTGTGCCTTGTTTCCGATCTTTGTAACCACCCAGGAAAGCAGGCCGATGAGAGAGGCAAAGATGATGGCCGTCGCTGCCGCATAGCCGAAGTCGTGCTTCTCAAAAGCCGTCTGGTAAATGAACATGTTGGGCGTCCAGGTGCTGTTGATGGAGGTCGCCTTGCCTTGCAGCAGCAGCGGTTCGGCGAACAGCTGCATGGCACCGACCACCGTGAACAGGACAGCCAGGCCAACCGCACCGGAAATCATGCGCGCCTTGATGGCAATCGCCGTGCGGAACGGCCCGGCACCATCGACCTTGGCCGCCTCAAGGACCTCGCGGGGAACCGCCTGGAGGGCGGCAAAGAACAGGATCACGTTGTATCCGGTGTGCAGCCAGATGGCGATGTTGGACAGCGAGAATAGCGCCGCGAGCTGCCCTCCCATGTTCCAGGTGGCCCCTGTCATTTCGAAAAGGTCGACGACGGGGCTGACCCCGGGCGTGTAAAGGTACGTCCAGATGATGGCGGCAATGAGACCCGGAACGATTGTCGGCAGGTAGAAGGCCAGCCGGAAGAAGGATTTGGCGCGTGCCACTGCACTGTCCAAAAGAAGCGCTATGGCAAGTGCCAGCGCAATCATGATGGGAATGTAGATCAGGCAGTACGTCGCGACGTTGAGAAAGCCGGTGAGGAACACCGAATCCTGGAAGGCCCGAATGTAGTTTTCAAGCCCAATGAACGTTTTCTTGACGCCGCCGAAGCCCAAACCACTGGATTTCTCCGCGAAGAGGCTCAAATAGGCCGAGTAAATGATGGGGGCAATCGTGAAGCCGAGAAACAGCACGAAGAATGGTGCAATGAATGCCGCCGCAATTCGGGTTTGCCGTTTGCTGTGGGCGGGTCTGGATGGTGTTCTGGTCTTCGCGATCGCGCCAACCATGGGCTTTCCCTTCGATAGACGGCACGGGGATGTTGCATCCGTGCCAAGGGCTGCCGCCGGGGATGCCGGCGGCAGCCGGTTGCTTCCGTGCTACTTGACTGCGATGCCGCGGTTCTTAAGGTCCTCAACGGTGGCCGTCTGGGCTGCGGGGAGGCCGTCGGCGATCGTGGCAGTGCCCTCCTTGACCTTTGTCGCGGAATCGACTAGCGACGTGAAGGTGGTGACGGTGGCCGGTCCCCAGACCCAGCCTTCCGGGATGGACTCCAGGCCTTCGCCCGCCACTTCGTAGATGTCCTGGCCGCCGAAGAACGACGGGTCAAAAGCCTTGAATGCGGCGGCACGGGCGGTCTCATTGACCGGGAAGACGGATGACTTCCCGGACAGGCGGGCTTCCATGCCGGCCTCCGTCGTTGTCATCCACTGGATGAACTTGACCCCTGCTTCGGCCTTGTCGCTGGTGCTCGAAATGCCAAAGGTGGAACCGCCATACATGGCGGATGCCGGCTTGTCGGAGTTGGAGGGCAGCGGGGCAACCCGCCACTTGCCGGCCTGGTCGCCGAAGCTGCTCATCAGGGCGCCGCCGTACCAGGCGCCGCTGATGACGGAGAGCAGCTGGCCGTCCGTCTGCTTCTGCTGCAGCACGGGGGCATCTTCGGTCCAGAGCAGCTTGGCGCCCAGGAGTTCCTGCTGCACGTTCATGGCCTCAACGGTTGCCTCGTCGTCGATGCTGACTGTCCAGGCGTCACCGTCAAGGCTGCTCCATTGGGCGCCGTGCTGCCAGGCAAATCCGGCAAGCAATGCGGGATCCGCGGCGGGGCTGGACGCCAGGCGCACCTTGGGATCGGCAGCGGCGACCTTGGCTGCAGCTGCGGAATATTCGTCCCAGGTCGTGGGCACTTCAATGCCGTATTTCTCAAAGAGGTCGGCACGGTAATACATCTGGAGCACGCCGGCATCCAGCGGCACGCCCCAGGTGGCGCCGCCAAAGTTCACGAGCGACTGGATGGACGGGGAGAACTCCTTCGAGACCAGGCCGCCGGCTTCCTTGGTGATGTCCTTCAGCACGCCCTGCGTCGCCATCTCGGCAACGCGCGGGTACTCCACGGTGATGACGTCGGGGGCCGTCTTGGCCTTGACCTGGTTGCTCAGCTGCGGGTAGTTGTCAGCGGAAGTGGGCACTTCCTGGAAGGTCACATGGACTTCGTCCTGGGCCGCATTGTAGGCCTCGACCACATCGGCGGAACCCTTGAGCCACGAGGAGAAGGTGATCTCAACCGGACCGTCCGGGGCGGCTGCCGGAGCCGTGCCGCCGCAGCCGCTCAGGACGGCGATGGCGAGGGCGCCGGCGGCTGCCGACAGGAAACTGGACCTACGAATATTGCGCATGGACGACTGCCTTTCATTGTGTGTCAGTCATCACAGCTTGGTGCAGCAAGCGAAAGTCAGTCAAGGCAAGTGAAAGAAAAGGGCCTTAAATCAAAGGAGATGAAAGATCCGTAAGCTATTTTCGTGGTCGGGTCGACTCGCGTTCCACGAGCTGCGGCACGAGGTAGATGTGTTCTGCGGCCTCGAACGGCGATTCGCCCGGCGTGGCGGCCTGCTGAATTCGGTCCAGGAGCAGGCGGACGGCGCGGTGCCCCACGTGGGCCCGAAATGGTGAGATGGAGGTGAGCGGAACGGAAGCGTAGGCGGCGATGACGTCGTCGTACCCGACGATGGACACATCCCGGGGGACCTGCGTTCCGGCATCCTGCAGCCAGGTCAATGCACGTGTGGCGAGTTGGTCGTTGTGAATAAAGAGGGCGGTGGCTCCGTCCTTGATGAGCTGGTGGAGGGCGGGTGCGGCATCGACGGAGCCCTGCCGGCCTTCGGAAACCACGCCCAGGGATGTGAGCCCGAGGATTGCGACGGCTTCTTCATACCCGGCCTGAATGGGGGCTGAGTTGGGGCCCTGGATCAACAGGCAGGCAATGCGTTCATGCCCAAGTTCGGCAAGGTGGCGGACGGCGGCGGCCGCACCCGCCGCGTGTGCGGAGGTGACCGAATCCAGCTTGGCTGCCGGGCCGGCGTTGGACGGAGGGCGCTCCATGAGCACTGTTGGCACGGTCAGGGAGCCCAGCCAGCTTTCCTGCTTTTCGCTCAGCAATCCGGTCTCGGGGTTGGGCGTCGGGGCGATGACGATCCCATCAACTCCGTTGGCCACCAGCCGCCTTCCCTGCTGCATTTCTGTGAGCTGGTCATATGCGGAGACGCCGAGGATGAGTCTGGCGCCAGCCTCTGCACAGGCGCGTTTGGCGCCGGAAATAATGCCGTCGTAGTAGTAGTCGCTGTGGGGCACGACGAGGCCGACTGTCGGTTGCTTGCGGGGTGCGGGGGCCTCGGCTGACAGGGGATGGGCCATGCCATGTTTGCGCACCAGGGTCCCCTGGTTGGCGAGGTCCTCGATGTCCCTGCGCAGGGTGACGGCCGAGACGCCAAGTTCATCGGCAAGTTCACGCACCTTTCGGGGGCCCGATTGATTGAGGGATTCAAGGATGGCGGCCCGCCGTTCGGCGACGCTTCGGGACATGGTCTGCACTCATTCGTAGTTGGGCTGAGCAAATGCGCTCAATGATGATCATATGATCATGTACGCGATCGTTGCAGTGGGATTGCTCGAATCTGGTGGGGCGCACCGGTGCGGGGGGTGCAAAGGCTGCTTGCTGCGTGGCCACTGTCGGGACAATTGGGCCGTTATTGGGAGCAGTCATTGGTCGGGTCTTTCTCCGGAATTGTGTGGTCAGTCCACATCCGCCGGATTTTGCCCTACAGTGGAGAGCATGAAAATTGCGCTCTTTGCCACCTGCATCGTCGATGCCATGTATCCGCGCACGGCACAGGCCACGGTGGCCATCCTGGAACGGCTGGGACACGAGGTGGTGTTCCCCGAGGGCCAGGCCTGCTGCGGCCAGATGCACGTGAACTCGGGCTACTTCAAGGAAGCCCGTACGGTGGTGGCGAACCATGTGGAGGCCTTCGACACGGACGACTACGACGTCGCCGTTGCGCCGTCGGGCTCCTGCGTGGCCAGCGTCAAGCACCAGCACGAACTCGTGGCGCGCCGCTGCGGAGACACGGCGCTGGAAGCCCGTGCCGCCGTTGTGGGCGCAAAGACATATGAACTCTCCCAGCTGCTGACCGACGTCCTGGGCATTACGAACGCCGCAGAACAGCTCGGTTCATACTTCCCCCACAAGGTTACATACCACCCCAGCTGCCACGGGATGCGCCTGCTGCGCCTGGAAGACCGCCAGCTGAACCTGCTGGCGAGCGTGGGCGGCATCGAGATGGTGGAGCTGCCCGAGGCCGACCAGTGCTGCGGCTTTGGCGGCACCTTCTCCATGAAGAACGCCGACGTCTCCAGCGCCATGAACGCCGACAAGGCGGCGAACATCTGCGGCACCGGCGCCGAGCTGTGTTCCGGCGGCGATGCCAGCTGCCTCCTGCACATCGGTGGCGGGCTGTCCCGCCAGGGCAGCGACGTGGGCACCCTCCACTTCGCGGAGATCCTGGCCAGCACGCTGGAAAACCCCGTCTCAGTCACGGGTGAAGTCAAGGTCAAGTTGGCAGGGAGCAAGCGATGAGCAGCAACACTTTTCTGGGCATGCCCTCACTGCCCGTCTTCGGCCACGGCAACCTCAACGCCACCGAGGCGTTCCCCAAGGCGGCGCACCGCGAGCTCGGGAACGAGCAGCTGCGCGCGAACCTGGGCCACGCCACCCACACCATCCGGGACAAGCGCCTGAAGGTGGTGGCCGAGCTTCCCGACTGGGAGGACATGCGCAACGCCGGCGCCGCGATCAAGGACGCCACCATGGCGAACCTGCCCGCCCTGCTGGAGCAGTTCGAGGCCAACTTCACAGCCCGCGGAGGCGTCATCCACTGGGCCCGCGACGCCCAGGAAGCCAATGAGATCGTCACGGCCCTCATCCGGGAAACCGGCGAGACCGAGGTGGTCAAGGTCAAGTCCATGGCCACGCAGGAAATCGGGCTCAACGAATACCTTGAAGAGCAGGGCATTGCCGCCTACGAGACGGACCTGGCCGAGCTGATCGTGCAGCTGGACCACGACAAGCCCAGCCACATCCTGGTCCCGGCCATCCACAAGAACCGCAGCCAGGTCCGCGAAATCTTTCTGCGCGAAATGCCCGTGGTGGACCCGAACCTCACGGACGAGCCGGCCAAGCTGGCCGAGGCTGCCCGCAAACACCTGCGCAAGAAGTTCCTCTCCGCCAAGGTGGCCGTCTCCGGAGCCAACTTCGGACTGGCGGACACCGGCACCCTGACCGTGGTGGAATCCGAAGGCAACGGGCGCATGTGCCTGACCCTGCCGGAAACCCTCATCACCGTCATGGGCATTGAAAAGCTCCTGCCCACGTGGGAGGACCTGGAGGTGTTCATGCAGCTGCTGCCGCGCTCCTCCACGGGGGAGCGGATGAACCCGTACACCTCGCTGTGGACCGGCGTCACCCCCGGTGATGGCCCACAGAACGTGCACCTGGTCATGCTGGACAACGGGCGCACGGCCGCCCTTGCCGACGAGATGGGCCGCACCGCGCTGAACTGCATCCGCTGCTCCGCCTGCATGAACGTCTGCCCGGTCTACGAACGCACCGGCGGCCATGCCTACGGCTCCACCTACCCTGGCCCCATCGGAGCCATCCTGTCCCCGCTGCTGACAGGCATCAAGAGCGAGGAAAACAACTCCCTCCCCTATGCCTCCTCCCTGTGCGGAGCCTGCTACGACGCCTGCCCCGTCAAGATCAACATCCCGGAAATCCTCGTCCACCTGCGCGGCGAGGACGTCGACTCCAAGCGCGCCAAGGTCAAGGTCCCCACCCAGATGGACCTGATGATGAAGGGCGCCGAGTGGGCGTTCGCGAAGGGCTCGCACCTGAGCCTGCTGGAAAAGGGCCTGCCCCTGGGCACGCTCGCCGCCGGGCGCGACAAGGTCATCAAAAAGCTCCCGGGCATCGCCGGCGGCTGGACGCAAAGCCGGGACATCCCCGCACCGCCCACCCAGTCGTTCCGCCAATGGTGGGCCAAAGAGCACAAGCCGGGTGCCGCCGTCGTGCCCGGCTCCACAAACAGCCCGGAAGGGGAGCAGGCATGAGCGCCCGCGAGGACATCATGAACCGCATCAAGTCGGCCCTGCGGGATGCGCCGGCGACGCCCGTGGTGCCGCGCGAGTACCGCCGCAGCTCGGACATGACTGCGGAGCAGCGCCTCGAGCAGCTCGTGGACCGGCTGGTGGACTACAAGGCGAATGTGTTCCTCACGCCCGCCGGCGACGCCCCCGCCAAGCTGGCCGAACTGCTCACGGGAAGCACCTCGATTGTGGTGCCGC from Arthrobacter stackebrandtii encodes the following:
- a CDS encoding LutB/LldF family L-lactate oxidation iron-sulfur protein, whose product is MSSNTFLGMPSLPVFGHGNLNATEAFPKAAHRELGNEQLRANLGHATHTIRDKRLKVVAELPDWEDMRNAGAAIKDATMANLPALLEQFEANFTARGGVIHWARDAQEANEIVTALIRETGETEVVKVKSMATQEIGLNEYLEEQGIAAYETDLAELIVQLDHDKPSHILVPAIHKNRSQVREIFLREMPVVDPNLTDEPAKLAEAARKHLRKKFLSAKVAVSGANFGLADTGTLTVVESEGNGRMCLTLPETLITVMGIEKLLPTWEDLEVFMQLLPRSSTGERMNPYTSLWTGVTPGDGPQNVHLVMLDNGRTAALADEMGRTALNCIRCSACMNVCPVYERTGGHAYGSTYPGPIGAILSPLLTGIKSEENNSLPYASSLCGACYDACPVKINIPEILVHLRGEDVDSKRAKVKVPTQMDLMMKGAEWAFAKGSHLSLLEKGLPLGTLAAGRDKVIKKLPGIAGGWTQSRDIPAPPTQSFRQWWAKEHKPGAAVVPGSTNSPEGEQA